A genomic segment from Amphiprion ocellaris isolate individual 3 ecotype Okinawa chromosome 17, ASM2253959v1, whole genome shotgun sequence encodes:
- the lmbrd2b gene encoding G-protein coupled receptor-associated protein LMBRD2B isoform X2, translated as MSGAALGMEVVVVFFLALFLLHRYGDFRKQQRMVLFGTLLAWYLCFLIVFILPLDVSTTIYNQCKVDHKDHDLGPTLSPPPANHTVANSSVTPTKSDVTSCYKPWSYIPDGILPVFWRVVYWTSQCLTWLLLPFMQSYARSGGFSITGKIKTALIENAIYYGTYLLIFGSLLIYVAVHPELHLSWYELQTIGITAANTWGLFLLVLLMGYGLVEIPRSYWNASRHGHLLIKTYFKASKLMTEKADAEENLEDVMEEVRKVSESIKYNHPLRKYIDTILRKCPLDYQEKMGRNMDDYEDFDDKQNTYPSEKSLVKLHKQVIYAVQRHNRTRVQWQILLQQAIHLEDVAKNETSSTHQFVHSFPSSEPAGWFSRYVYTPSVEWYWECLLKRWFYRLLSVVLTLFSVAVVWSECTFFSTRPVLSLFAVFIQLAERDYNYLYIEMACFITIFFLCTCVYSTVFRIRVFNYYYLASHHQTDAYSLQFSGMLFCRLTPPLCLNFLGLIHMDSAISHQKKEPTAYTSIMGSMQVLYFIANGFYIYYPMLIVILTIATYFSLGTRCLNLLGFQQFMGDNEMTSDLIDEGKELIRREKRKRQRIEDGENRRREWKERYGNPREDFTARNRSSHEMKETSYSDSVASHTRQAKYSRSGSRAERDCIELLQDAEPLDFNADSLADDALDTESTRYSGSSAVLHLSSR; from the exons ATGAGTGGGGCGGCCCTCGGtatggaggtggtggtggtgttctTCTTGGCGCTGTTCCTGCTCCACCGGTATGGAGACTTCAGGAAGCAGCAGCGCATGGTTCTGTTCGGAACGCTGCTGGCCTGGTACCTGTGCTTCCTCATCGTCTTCATCCTGCCGCTGGACGTCAGCACG ACCATCTACAACCAGTGCAAGGTGGACCACAAGGACCACGACCTCGGCCCCACCCTCAGCCCTCCGCCAGCCAATCACACGGTAGCAAACTCCTCGGTCACACCCACAAAAAG TGATGTCACTTCCTGCTACAAGCCGTGGAGCTATATCCCTGATGGAATCCTTCCGGTGTTCTGGAGGGTCGTTTACTGGACGTCTCAGTGCCTCACCTG gctgctgctgcccttCATGCAGTCTTACGCTCGTTCTGGAGGGTTCTCCATCACCGGGAAGATAAAGACGGCGCTCATCGAGAACGCCATCTACTACGGAACCTACCTTCTGATCTTCGGCTCGCTGCTCATCTATGTAGCCGTCCATCCAGAGCTGCACCTCAGCTG GTACGAGCTGCAGACCATCGGCATCACGGCGGCCAACACCTGGGGTCTgttcctgctggttctgctgATGGGTTACGGACTGGTGGAGATCCCTAGGTCCTACTGGAATGCCTCCAGACACGGTCACCTGCTCATCAAGACCTACTTCAAGGCATCGAAACTGATGACGGAGAAGGCGGATGccgaagagaacctggaggacgtGATGGAG GAGGTCAGGAAGGTCAGCGAGTCCATCAAGTACAACCATCCGCTGAGGAAATACATTGACACCATTCTCAGGAAG TGCCCACTGGACTACCAGGAGAAGATGGGCAGGAACATGGACGACTACGAGGACTTCGACGATAAGCAGAACACCTACCCCAGCGAGAAGAGCCTGGTGAAGCTGCACAAACAG GTGATCTACGCTGTTCAGAGACACAACCGGACTCGAGTCCAGTGGCAGATCCTACTGCAGCAGGCCATCCACCTGGAGGATGTGGCCAAGAACGAGACCAGTTCCACCCACCAGTTCGTCCACAGCTTCCCGTCTTCAGAGCCGGCCGGCTGGTTCAGCAGATATGTCTACACGCCATCTGTAG AGTGGTACTGGGAGTGTCTGCTGAAGCGCTGGTTCTATCGGCTGCTGTCGGTGGTTCTGACTCTGTTCAGCGTGGCCGTGGTCTGGTCCGAGTGCACCTTCTTCAGCACCAGGCCGGTTCTGTCCCTGTTCGCTGTGTTCATCCAGCTGGCTGAGAGAGATTACAACTACCTGTACATCGAG ATGGCGTGCTTCATCACCATCTTCTTCCTGTGTACCTGCGTTTACTCCACTGTCTTCCGCATTCGAGTCTTCAACTACTACTACCTGGCCTCCCACCACCAGACCGACGCCTACAGCCTCCAGTTCAGCGGCAT GCTCTTCTGTCGACTCACTCCTCCGCTGTGTCTCAACTTCTTGGGTTTGATCCACATGGACTCAGCCATCTCCCACCAGAAGAAGGAGCCCACCGCCTACACCTCC ATCATGGGATCGATGCAGGTGCTCTACTTCATTGCTAACGGCTTCTACATCTACTACCCCATGTTGATTGTCATCCTCACCATCGCTACCTACTTCAG CTTGGGAACCCGCTGTCTGAACCTTCTGGGCTTCCAGCAGTTTATGGGCGACAACGAGATGACTTCGGACCTGATCGATGAGGGGAAGGAGCTGATCCGACGAG AGAAGAGGAAGCGACAGAGGATCGAAGATGGCGAGAACCGACGCAGA GAGTGGAAGGAGCGTTATGGAAACCCCAGGGAGGACTTTACAGCGAGGAACCGGAGCAGCCATGAGATGAAGGAAACCAGCTACTCCGACTCTGTGGCCTCCCACACCAGAC AAGCTAAATATTCTCGTTCTGGGAGCCGAGCAGAGAGAGATTGTATTGAGCTGCTGCAGGACGCAGAACCTCTGGACTTCAACGCCGACAGTCTGGCAGACGACGCTCTGGACACCGAGTCCACCAGGTACAGTGGGTCTTCAGCAGTCCTCCATCTGTCCTCAAGGTAG
- the lmbrd2b gene encoding G-protein coupled receptor-associated protein LMBRD2B isoform X1, with the protein MSGAALGMEVVVVFFLALFLLHRYGDFRKQQRMVLFGTLLAWYLCFLIVFILPLDVSTTIYNQCKVDHKDHDLGPTLSPPPANHTVANSSVTPTKSDVTSCYKPWSYIPDGILPVFWRVVYWTSQCLTWLLLPFMQSYARSGGFSITGKIKTALIENAIYYGTYLLIFGSLLIYVAVHPELHLSWYELQTIGITAANTWGLFLLVLLMGYGLVEIPRSYWNASRHGHLLIKTYFKASKLMTEKADAEENLEDVMEEVRKVSESIKYNHPLRKYIDTILRKCPLDYQEKMGRNMDDYEDFDDKQNTYPSEKSLVKLHKQVIYAVQRHNRTRVQWQILLQQAIHLEDVAKNETSSTHQFVHSFPSSEPAGWFSRYVYTPSVEWYWECLLKRWFYRLLSVVLTLFSVAVVWSECTFFSTRPVLSLFAVFIQLAERDYNYLYIEMACFITIFFLCTCVYSTVFRIRVFNYYYLASHHQTDAYSLQFSGMLFCRLTPPLCLNFLGLIHMDSAISHQKKEPTAYTSIMGSMQVLYFIANGFYIYYPMLIVILTIATYFSLGTRCLNLLGFQQFMGDNEMTSDLIDEGKELIRREKRKRQRIEDGENRRREWKERYGNPREDFTARNRSSHEMKETSYSDSVASHTRQAKYSRSGSRAERDCIELLQDAEPLDFNADSLADDALDTESTRHAGGRYLSMSSSWNRIFDDV; encoded by the exons ATGAGTGGGGCGGCCCTCGGtatggaggtggtggtggtgttctTCTTGGCGCTGTTCCTGCTCCACCGGTATGGAGACTTCAGGAAGCAGCAGCGCATGGTTCTGTTCGGAACGCTGCTGGCCTGGTACCTGTGCTTCCTCATCGTCTTCATCCTGCCGCTGGACGTCAGCACG ACCATCTACAACCAGTGCAAGGTGGACCACAAGGACCACGACCTCGGCCCCACCCTCAGCCCTCCGCCAGCCAATCACACGGTAGCAAACTCCTCGGTCACACCCACAAAAAG TGATGTCACTTCCTGCTACAAGCCGTGGAGCTATATCCCTGATGGAATCCTTCCGGTGTTCTGGAGGGTCGTTTACTGGACGTCTCAGTGCCTCACCTG gctgctgctgcccttCATGCAGTCTTACGCTCGTTCTGGAGGGTTCTCCATCACCGGGAAGATAAAGACGGCGCTCATCGAGAACGCCATCTACTACGGAACCTACCTTCTGATCTTCGGCTCGCTGCTCATCTATGTAGCCGTCCATCCAGAGCTGCACCTCAGCTG GTACGAGCTGCAGACCATCGGCATCACGGCGGCCAACACCTGGGGTCTgttcctgctggttctgctgATGGGTTACGGACTGGTGGAGATCCCTAGGTCCTACTGGAATGCCTCCAGACACGGTCACCTGCTCATCAAGACCTACTTCAAGGCATCGAAACTGATGACGGAGAAGGCGGATGccgaagagaacctggaggacgtGATGGAG GAGGTCAGGAAGGTCAGCGAGTCCATCAAGTACAACCATCCGCTGAGGAAATACATTGACACCATTCTCAGGAAG TGCCCACTGGACTACCAGGAGAAGATGGGCAGGAACATGGACGACTACGAGGACTTCGACGATAAGCAGAACACCTACCCCAGCGAGAAGAGCCTGGTGAAGCTGCACAAACAG GTGATCTACGCTGTTCAGAGACACAACCGGACTCGAGTCCAGTGGCAGATCCTACTGCAGCAGGCCATCCACCTGGAGGATGTGGCCAAGAACGAGACCAGTTCCACCCACCAGTTCGTCCACAGCTTCCCGTCTTCAGAGCCGGCCGGCTGGTTCAGCAGATATGTCTACACGCCATCTGTAG AGTGGTACTGGGAGTGTCTGCTGAAGCGCTGGTTCTATCGGCTGCTGTCGGTGGTTCTGACTCTGTTCAGCGTGGCCGTGGTCTGGTCCGAGTGCACCTTCTTCAGCACCAGGCCGGTTCTGTCCCTGTTCGCTGTGTTCATCCAGCTGGCTGAGAGAGATTACAACTACCTGTACATCGAG ATGGCGTGCTTCATCACCATCTTCTTCCTGTGTACCTGCGTTTACTCCACTGTCTTCCGCATTCGAGTCTTCAACTACTACTACCTGGCCTCCCACCACCAGACCGACGCCTACAGCCTCCAGTTCAGCGGCAT GCTCTTCTGTCGACTCACTCCTCCGCTGTGTCTCAACTTCTTGGGTTTGATCCACATGGACTCAGCCATCTCCCACCAGAAGAAGGAGCCCACCGCCTACACCTCC ATCATGGGATCGATGCAGGTGCTCTACTTCATTGCTAACGGCTTCTACATCTACTACCCCATGTTGATTGTCATCCTCACCATCGCTACCTACTTCAG CTTGGGAACCCGCTGTCTGAACCTTCTGGGCTTCCAGCAGTTTATGGGCGACAACGAGATGACTTCGGACCTGATCGATGAGGGGAAGGAGCTGATCCGACGAG AGAAGAGGAAGCGACAGAGGATCGAAGATGGCGAGAACCGACGCAGA GAGTGGAAGGAGCGTTATGGAAACCCCAGGGAGGACTTTACAGCGAGGAACCGGAGCAGCCATGAGATGAAGGAAACCAGCTACTCCGACTCTGTGGCCTCCCACACCAGAC AAGCTAAATATTCTCGTTCTGGGAGCCGAGCAGAGAGAGATTGTATTGAGCTGCTGCAGGACGCAGAACCTCTGGACTTCAACGCCGACAGTCTGGCAGACGACGCTCTGGACACCGAGTCCACCAG GCATGCTGGAGGACGTTATCTGTCCATGTCCTCGTCCTGGAACCGGATATTTGATGACGTCTAG